ACCAGAGCCAAGTTTGAAGAGCTGACGGCGGACCTGGTTGAAGCCACAATGGGTCCTACCCGCCAGGCTCTGAGCGACGCGGGATTGACGCCCAAAGATATCGACAAGGTTATTTTGGTCGGCGGTTCGACCCGGATTCCGGCCGTTCAGGAAGCGATTAAGAAGTTCCTGGGCAAAGAACCCTACCGCGGCGTGAATCCCGATGAGTGTGTGGCCATCGGCGCAGCCATTCAGGCCGGCGTCCTGGTCGGTGAAGTCAAGGATGTACTCCTTCTTGACGTAACGCCTCTATCCTTGGGCATTGAGACGCTAGGCGGCGTATTCACGAAGATTATTGAACGCAATACGACCATTCCTACTTCCAAGAGCCAGATTTTTTCCACGGCTGCCGATAATCAGTCCTCTGTTGAGATTCATGTCCTGCAGGGCGAACGGGAAATGGCAGCTTATAACAAGACGCTCGGCCGGTTTGAGCTCTCGGGAATTCCGCCGGCGCCGCGCGGTGTTCCTCGCATTGAAGTTACCTTTGACATTGATGCCAACGGTATTGTCCATGTGTCGGCCAAAGACCTTGGTACCGGCAAGGAGCAAAAGATTACCATCACTTCTTCCAGTGGCCTGAGCAAGGAAGAAATCGAGCGGATGGTCAAAGAAGCAGAAGCCCATGCCAGCGAAGACAAAAAGCGCCGCGAGGAGGCCGAAATACGCAATAACGCCGACTCGCTCGTGTACCAGGCCGAAAAGACCATCAAGGAGATGGGGGACAAGGCCGATAAAGCGCTGGTGGAAAAGGTGCAAAAAGGCATCGATAAATTAAAAGAATCTCTGAAGGGCAATGATATTGCGAAGATCAAGGCCGATACCGAAGAACTTACCAAACCGCTGTATGAACTTACGGCCGCCGTGTATAACCAAGCGGGCGGTCAGGGCACGCCGGGCTCTCAAGGATTTGGTCCGGGCGCGGCTGGCGCGTCAGCACCAAATGACGATAAGGTAGTAGACGCTGAGTACAAGGTAGTAGACGAAGAGAACAAGAAGTAGAGAGTCAAAGTTTGGGATGGTGAATTGTGAGCAAAAGAGATTATTATGAAGTGTTAGGCGTGCCCAGGACGGCGACCGAGGAAGAGATCAAGAAGGCCTTTCGCAAGCTGGCACGGAAATACCATCCTGATGTCAACCGTGATAACCCTAAAGAGGCAGAGGAGAAATTCAAAGAAATAAACGAAGCCTATGAAGTTTTGTCCGACCCCGAGCGGCGGGCGCAGTATGACCAGTTCGGCCATGCGGCCTTTGACCCCGGCCAAGGCGCCGGGGCAGGCGGCTTTGGCGGTTTTGGCGGATTTGGCGCCGGCGGGTTTAGCGATATTTTCGATATGTTTTTCGGTCAGACCGGTTTCGGCGCCCGTCATGCCGGCCCGGAAAAAGGCGCCGATTTGCGTTACGACTTGGAGATTGCTTTCGAAGAAGCCGCTTTTGGCGTGGAGAAAGAAATTCAGGTGCCGCGTACCGAAGAATGTCCCGCTTGCCATGGCTCAGGCGCCGCCCCGGGAACCCATCCCGAGACATGCCCGCAGTGCCGCGGAACGGGACAGCAGCAGATCGTTCAAAACACGCCGTTTGGGCGCATGGTTAACGTGAAGACCTGTACCCGCTGTCGCGGCGAGGGCAAGATAGTGCGCACGCCCTGCAAAGAGTGTCAGGGACGTGGCAGAGTCCGCAACAAGCGTACTATAAAGATAAAAATCCCTGCCGGTGTTGACAGTGGGTCCCGCCTCCGTGTTGCTTATGAAGGCGAGGCCGGTATACGCGGCGGGCCGCCTGGCGATTTGTATGTTTATATTTTTGTAAAACCGCACAAACTGTTTACACGTGAAGGCAGCGATGTCATTTGCGAAGTGCCAATAAGTTTTGTGCAGGCTGCCTTAGGCGACGAAATCGAAGTGCCCACCCTGGACGGGAAAGTCAGTCTTAAGATTCCCGAAGGTACCCAGTCCGGTACGACTTTCCGTCTCAAGGACAAAGGCATTCCGCACCTTAGAGGCCATGGCCGCGGCGATCAGCATGTGCGGATCAAAGTGGTTACTCCCAAGAACCTGACCGAACGTCAGCGCGAGCTTTTGAAGGAGTTTGCCCGTGTGAGCGGTGAAAATATTAATCCGGAGCAAAAGAGTTTTTTTAAAAAGGTCAAAGATTTTTTGGGATCGTAACTGAAAAAAGGGGCGATTATGCTTGAAGTGGGCTGAAATTAGTATTCAGACGACCCATGAGGCCACCGAAGCGGTGGCCAATATTTTTCACGAGTTAGGTGCCAGCGGGGTTGTCATCGAGGACCCGGAGGTTATCAATGCCTACCGGCGGTCCGGTGCGTGGGATTATTGCGCTCTACCGGAGGCGGAAAACCCGGAAATCGTTACTGTCAAAGCCTATTTGCCAATGGATGATGAGCTGGATGACAAACTTCGCCTCTTTGAGGCGCGGGTCAATGAACTCGCCCAGTATCAATTAAACAAAGGGCGCGGGCATATTTACTGGCAGGAAGTGCAGGAAGAAGATTGGGCCAGTTCGTGGAAAAACTATTTTCACCCGGTTAAAGTGGGAGAAAAAATTGTCATCAAACCATCGTGGGAAGAATATAACCAAGCCGAAGGCGAAATCATCGTTGAACTTGATCCCGGGATGGCGTTTGGGACAGGTACGCACCATACTACCGCTATGTGCATTCGTATCCTGGAAGATGTCATTAAACCCGGCGATGTTGTTTTTGACGTGGGAACCGGGTCGGGCATCCTGGCCGTTGTCGCCGCCAAACTGGGGGCTGGCGCCGTCTATGCCGTCGATTTGGATCCGGTTGCGGTAAACGTGGCGGTTGAAAATGCTTCTGTAAACGGCGTCTCACATGTCGTGAAGGTTGCGCAGGGCGATTTGCTGACAGGTTTTACCGGAACGGCTGACGTGGTTGTCGCTAATATCATCGCCGATGTGATTATTCGATTGGTTAAAGACGTTCCCCAGAAATTAAAGGAAGGCGGCGTGTTTATCGCCAGCGGCATCATTGCCGAGCGGCTGGGCGATGTAACGGCAGCCATACTGGCGCAGGGCTTAGTTATTGACCGCGTTGTCGAGGAAGGCGGTTGGGCGGCCATTGCCGTTCGCCGGGGAGGCGATTAGGGTGCGGCGGTTTTTCTTTCCTGGTCCGCTCGCCTCCGAGATGATAATTACCGGTGATGACGGGCATCACATTGCGCGGGTACTGCGGCTGAAGCCAGGTGATTATATTATCGTGGCAGGCCAGGATGGACAGGCTTGTAAGGCGGAGATTATTAGTGTGGACGGCAGCAGCGTGAAGGTAGCTTGCCGGCAAGCCCTTACCGAGAGCAATGAGCCGCCTGTTGAGGTCTGGCTGGCCCAGGGACTGCCGAAAGGCGATAAGATGGATTTTATTATTCAGAAAGCAGTGGAGCTTGGCGTAACCCGGATCTTGCC
This region of Thermosinus carboxydivorans Nor1 genomic DNA includes:
- the dnaJ gene encoding molecular chaperone DnaJ, which translates into the protein MSKRDYYEVLGVPRTATEEEIKKAFRKLARKYHPDVNRDNPKEAEEKFKEINEAYEVLSDPERRAQYDQFGHAAFDPGQGAGAGGFGGFGGFGAGGFSDIFDMFFGQTGFGARHAGPEKGADLRYDLEIAFEEAAFGVEKEIQVPRTEECPACHGSGAAPGTHPETCPQCRGTGQQQIVQNTPFGRMVNVKTCTRCRGEGKIVRTPCKECQGRGRVRNKRTIKIKIPAGVDSGSRLRVAYEGEAGIRGGPPGDLYVYIFVKPHKLFTREGSDVICEVPISFVQAALGDEIEVPTLDGKVSLKIPEGTQSGTTFRLKDKGIPHLRGHGRGDQHVRIKVVTPKNLTERQRELLKEFARVSGENINPEQKSFFKKVKDFLGS
- the dnaK gene encoding molecular chaperone DnaK, giving the protein MAKVIGIDLGTTNSVVAVMEGGEPVVIPNAEGSRLTPSVVGFSKTGERLVGQLAKRQAVSNPERTVISIKRHMGTNHKVRIDEKEYTPQEISAMILQKLKQDAEAYLGEKVTKAVITVPAYFTDAQRQATKDAGTIAGLEVLRIINEPTAAALAYGLDKGEDHTILVFDLGGGTFDVSILELGDGVFEVKATSGNNRLGGDDFDERIMQWLIAEFKKEHGIDLSADRMAMQRLKEAAEKAKIELSGVLTTNINLPFITADASGPKHLDVTLTRAKFEELTADLVEATMGPTRQALSDAGLTPKDIDKVILVGGSTRIPAVQEAIKKFLGKEPYRGVNPDECVAIGAAIQAGVLVGEVKDVLLLDVTPLSLGIETLGGVFTKIIERNTTIPTSKSQIFSTAADNQSSVEIHVLQGEREMAAYNKTLGRFELSGIPPAPRGVPRIEVTFDIDANGIVHVSAKDLGTGKEQKITITSSSGLSKEEIERMVKEAEAHASEDKKRREEAEIRNNADSLVYQAEKTIKEMGDKADKALVEKVQKGIDKLKESLKGNDIAKIKADTEELTKPLYELTAAVYNQAGGQGTPGSQGFGPGAAGASAPNDDKVVDAEYKVVDEENKK
- the prmA gene encoding 50S ribosomal protein L11 methyltransferase encodes the protein MKWAEISIQTTHEATEAVANIFHELGASGVVIEDPEVINAYRRSGAWDYCALPEAENPEIVTVKAYLPMDDELDDKLRLFEARVNELAQYQLNKGRGHIYWQEVQEEDWASSWKNYFHPVKVGEKIVIKPSWEEYNQAEGEIIVELDPGMAFGTGTHHTTAMCIRILEDVIKPGDVVFDVGTGSGILAVVAAKLGAGAVYAVDLDPVAVNVAVENASVNGVSHVVKVAQGDLLTGFTGTADVVVANIIADVIIRLVKDVPQKLKEGGVFIASGIIAERLGDVTAAILAQGLVIDRVVEEGGWAAIAVRRGGD